One window from the genome of Drosophila gunungcola strain Sukarami unplaced genomic scaffold, Dgunungcola_SK_2 000040F, whole genome shotgun sequence encodes:
- the LOC128263988 gene encoding LOW QUALITY PROTEIN: eIF-2-alpha kinase activator GCN1-like (The sequence of the model RefSeq protein was modified relative to this genomic sequence to represent the inferred CDS: inserted 4 bases in 3 codons), protein MLSHQEDVTRNAVGGCLGAMFKFKKKKIIDLEREHCLLLKYYVQLSAHGVKLVLPSLLEALDEDSWRTKTASVELLGAMAFCASKQLSSCSPSIVPKLIEVLGDSHTKVQESGAEALKVIGSVIKNPEIQAIVPVLLDALEDPSNNTSTCLQSLLKTKFVHFIDTPSLALIMPVVQRAFMDRSTETRKMAAQIIGNMYSLTDQKDLAPYLPSIIPGLKSSLLDPVPEVRAVSARALGAMVKGMGESSFENLLPWLMETLTSESSSVDRSGAAQGLSEVVGGLGVEKMHILMPEIILTAERVDIAPNVKDGYIRMFIYMPGVFPEEFTPYIGQIINPILKALADESEYVRDTALKAGQRIVNLYAETAVALLLPELEKGLFDDNWRIRYSSVQLLGDLLYRISGVSGKMTTETASEDDNFGTKHSHTAIIRFLGDERRNRVLSGXLMVRQAALHVWKVVMTNTPRALREILPTLFGLLPGCLASTSYDKRQVAARTLGDLVRILRERVLPEIIPILENGLNSDQPDQRQGVCIGLSEIMGSTSKEMVLTFVHSLIPTVRKALCDPLPEVREAAAKTFESLHSTVGARALDDILPFMLEGLSDPDPSIAENSLDGLRQVMSIKSRVVLPYLVPQLTSPPVNTKALSILVSVAGEALTKYLPKILSALLEALSGAYGSPHELQEIDYCQTVILSVTDETGIRTVMDTLLISANSSNLCTRKSXHSPGNYSQYIPQLLRCLLKLLVDNDKDILQKSWEALNAVIKGLNAAQQISHVSDVRQAVKFAASKLKGPELPGFCLPKGIFPLLPVFREAILNGLPEEKENAAQGLGEAIFLTNAQSLQPSVVHITGPLIRILGDRFNAAVKAAVLETLSILLQTVGVLLKQFLPQLQTTFLKALHDQNRNVRMKAGRGLSELVAIHSRADPLFNEIHNGIKNSDDSSVRETMXSGSGDKMSEPIKKQIYITLLNMLSHQEDVTRNAVGGCLGAMVKYISPGQVDDLFNNLILSDNTDDLIVKHGHSIVLFVALKECPNDVLTSNLNEKITAYVLVNILSEKVPVACNAIRAATYLLELYLVNSDKLPLNVLSALARAMNHSSNDVKQLVAKSCTHLSKSLTVDQNNLDVFKYLVPMLVNGTKDKNGYVKSNSELALISILKLRSDDSTFSKISDLLEYGARDSLNDVVTKVLKRSVPQSIIKEEELDDTLQT, encoded by the exons ATGCTGAGCCATCAAGAAGATGTAACTCGCAATGCCGTTGGCGGTTGCCTGGGGGCCATG tttaaattcaagaaaaaaaaaattatagatcTAGAGAGGGAGcattgtttgcttttgaagTACTATGTACAACTTTCTGCTCATGGAGTAAAACTAGTACTTCCGTCTCTTTTGGAAGCTCTTGACGAAGATTCCTGGAGAACGAAAACGGCATCAGTTGAATTATTGGGTGCAATGGCGTTTTGTGCTTCAAAACAACTTTCATCCTGTTCTCCTAGTATAGTTCCAAAACTAATTGAAGTCTTGGGAGATTCTCACACTAAAGTACAAGAATCTGGTGCGGAAGCTCTTAAAGTAATAGGGTCCGTTATTAAAAATCCTGAAATTCAAGCTATTGTTCCCGTACTTTTGGATGCATTGGAAGATCCCTCCAATAATACATCAACTTGTCTGCAAAGCttactaaaaactaaatttgttcattttattGATACTCCCTCATTAGCGTTAATTATGCCAGTGGTTCAACGTGCCTTTATGGACCGATCTacagaaacaagaaaaatggCTGCACAAATAATAGGAAATATGTATTCACTAACGGACCAGAAAGATTTAGCACCGTATTTACCAAGTATAATTCCTGGATTAAAATCATCCTTATTAGACCCAGTCCCTGAAGTGCGAGCTGTATCAGCTCGAGCACTTGGTGCAATGGTGAAGGGTATGGGTGAAAgttcatttgaaaatttattaccATGGCTAATGGAAACCTTAACTTCCGAGTCTAGCAGTGTTGACCGCAGTGGAGCAGCACAAGGACTCTCCGAGGTAGTTGGAGGACTTGGTGTCGAAAAAATGCATATACTTATGCCCGAAATAATTTTGACTGCAGAAAGAGTAGATATTGCTCCAAACGTGAAGGATGGATACATTAGGATGTTTATATACATGCCTGGGGTATTTCCAGAAGAATTTACACCATATATAGGGCAAATTATAAATCCGATCTTAAAAGCTTTGGCAGATGAAAGCGAATATGTACGTGATACAGCCCTGAAGGCAGGTCAGCgaattgttaatttatatgCAGAAACTGCTGTAGCGCTTTTACTTCCAGAACTTGAAAAAGGACTTTTTGATGATAATTGGCGAATAAGGTATAGTTCAGTTCAATTACTAGGAGACTTATTATATCGTATATCAGGAGTATCTGGAAAGATGACAACAGAAACAGCTAGTGAAGATGATAATTTTGGTACCAAACATTCACATACAGCAATAATTCGCTTTTTGGGCGATGAACGAAGAAATAGAGTATTATCTG CTTTGATGGTCCGACAAGCTGCATTGCATGTCTGGAAAGTTGTTATGACAAATACTCCGAGGGCTCTGCGAGAAATTCTGCCGACACTGTTTGGTTTACTTCCAGGATGCTTAGCTAGCACAAGCTATGATAAAAGACAAGTGGCTGCCCGAACTTTAGGGGATTTGGTAAGAATACTAAGAGAACGAGTTTTACCAGAAATCATTCCTATCCTTGAAAATGGACTAAACTCTGATCAACCTGATCAACGCCAAGGAGTCTGCATAGGACTATCTGAAATAATGGGCTCTACATCAAAAGAAATGGTTCTTACGTTTGTGCACAGCCTCATTCCTACAGTCCGGAAGGCTTTGTGCGATCCCTTACCTGAAGTTcgagaagcagcagcaaagaCATTTGAATCTTTACATAGCACAGTAGGCGCTCGGGCGTTAGATGATATTCTTCCGTTTATGCTAGAGGGTCTCTCAGATCCTGACCCCTCTATTGCTGAGAATTCTTTAGATGGGCTTAGACAGGTAATGTCTATAAAATCAAGAGTAGTGTTGCCATATCTTGTGCCCCAATTAACATCTCCACCTGTTAATACAAAAGCATTATCTATTCTTGTATCTGTGGCTGGTGAAGCATTGACCAAATATTTGCCGAAAATATTATCTGCATTATTAGAGGCTCTATCAGGAGCCTATGGATCTCCGCATGAACTTCAAGAGATTGATTATTGCCAAACTGTTATATTGTCAGTAACAGATGAAACTGGAATTAGAACAGTAATGGATACACTGCTAATTTCAGCAAATTCTTCTAATCTATGCACACGAAAGT TTCATTCTCCGGGAAATTACTCGCAATACATTCCCCAACTTTTAAGATGCTTACTTAAATTATTGGTTGATAATGATAAAGATATTTTACAGAAATCATGGGAAGCTCTCAATGCTGTAATTAAAGGCCTGAATGCCGCCCAGCAAATCTCGCATGTCTCTGATGTTCGTCAAGCAGTTAAGTTTGCAGCAAGCAAACTAAAAGGTCCGGAGCTTCCTGGATTTTGTTTGCCGAAAGGAATATTTCCACTATTACCCGTTTTTAGAGAAGCTATTTTAAATGGATTACcagaggaaaaagaaaatgcagCTCAAGGTCTCGGGGAAGCTATTTTTCTAACTAACGCACAATCGTTACAGCCTTCCGTAGTACATATAACTGGTCCATTAATTCGAATACTAGGAGACCGATTTAATGCAGCGGTTAAAGCTGCTGTACTAGAAACATTGTCAATTTTACTTCAAACAGTTGGTGTTCTTTTGAAACAGTTCTTACCACAACTTCAGACCACGTTTCTTAAAGCGTTGCATGATCAAAACAGAAACGTAAGGATGAAAGCCGGAAGAGGTCTTTCTGAGTTAGTAGCAATTCACTCTAGAGCAGAtccattatttaatgaaattcataATGGAATAAAAAATTCGGATGATTCTTCAGTTAGAGAAACGAT CTCCGGATCTGGAGATAAAATGTCTGAAcccataaaaaaacaaatttatatcaCTCTTTTGAATATGCTGAGCCATCAAGAAGATGTAACTCGCAATGCCGTTGGCGGTTGCCTGGGGGCCATGGTAAAGTACATATCACCTGGACAAGTTGATgacttatttaataatttaatactttcGGATAATACAGACGATCTAATAGTAAAGCATGGACACTCAATTGTTTTATTCGTTGCCTTAAAAGAATGTCCCAATGATGTGCTGACATCaaatttgaatgaaaaaattaCAGCTTATGTGTTGGTCAATATTTTATCAGAAAAAGTGCCAGTTGCCTGCAATGCAATAAGAGCTGCCACTTATCTTTTGGAGCTCTATCTTGTCAATAGTGATAAACTTCCATTAAATGTTCTTAGTGCACTTGCTAGAGCTATGAATCATTCTAGCAATGATGTTAAGCAGTTAGTCGCAAAAAGTTGCACCCACCTATCCAAAAGTTTGACAGTTGATCAAAATAATcttgatgtttttaaatatttagtccCCATGTTAGTAAATGGCACTAAGGACAAAAATGGATATGTGAAATCAAATTCAGAGCTAGCATTGATATCCATTTTAAAGCTAAGATCTGACGACTCGACTTTTTCCAAAATTTCAGACCTTTTGGAATATGGAGCTAGGGACTCTTTAAACGACGTAgtaacaaaagttttaaaacgtTCAGTACCACAGTCCATTATAAAGGAAGAAGAATTAGATGACACATTGCAAACATAA
- the LOC128263978 gene encoding uncharacterized protein LOC128263978: protein MEVKKEVAIIKSAIQVRESSRDSGEGVVRQRHQFRRRRSPHERVPSPSGGAGGRYRNIRIKKRMRVCVHTAQSAALRRTMGGRCEVCKAPVPSDGRPRPLDRGGARNSAHQRGGRAQLQAPRRSKQRPERLRGPDPGHLLIGGPLLAPPSAALPDQISLTCLRRWRGVSSLRHRFWQRWSREYISSLQQRSKWHQGEPNLVVGALVVVAEDNLPPQQWRIGRVVAVHAGADSKVRVADVRTQDGEYRRAVHRLALLPVLG, encoded by the exons atggaagtcaaaaaggaagttgcaattatcaagtcggccatccag gttcgtgagtcgtcgcgggattccggagaaggtgtggtgcgacaacgccaccaatttcgtcggcgcagatcgccacatgagagagttccgagcccgtctggaggagcaggggggcggtatcgaaacattcgcatcaaaaaaaggatgcgagtttgcgttcataccgcccagagcgccgcacttcggcggactatgggaggcaggtgtgaagtctgcaaagcacctgttccttcggacggtaggccaagacctcttgaccgcggaggagctcggaactctgctcaccagcgtggaggccgtgctcaactccaggcccctcggcgctctaagcagcgacctgAACGActgcgaggccctgaccccgggcatctgctcatcggcggccctcttctggccccaccatcagcggcgctcccggaccagatcagcctgacctgcttgcgacgatggcgaggtgtctcgtctctcaggcacaggttttggcagcgatggtcccgggagtacatctccagcctccagcagcggtccaagtggcaccagggggagcccaacctcgtcgtgggagcgctcgtcgtcgtcgcagaagacaatcttccgccccagcagtggaggattggacgagtggtagcggtgcacgccggcgccgatagcaaggttcgcgtggcggacgtcaggacgcaggacggcgaatatcggcgagctgtccaccgactggccctgttgcccgttctgggctga